DNA from Massilia antarctica:
TTATCGAGCGCCAGCAATTGTCCGGCGCGCAGTCAGGCTGTAGCGCGCGCCGGCGTGTTACTCGTCGGCGCCGCAGCACTTCTTGTACTTCTTGCCGCTGCCGCAAGGGCAGTCGTCGTTGCGGCCGACTTTCGGCTCGTCGCGCTTCATGGTGCTCACCGGCGCCTTGCGCAGCGGTACCCAGAAACGGTGAATCGCCGGCAGGTTGGCCTGGATATCCAGGGCCAGCTTGTGGCCTTTCATCGGCGTATCGACTTCTTTCAGTTCTTCTTCCTCGATTTCGTCGGCGCCGAGCAGGTAGATCGGGCGCATCAGCGGTGCGAGGTCCGATTCCCAGATCGGGTCCCACGAACCGGGGCGCAATTCCATGCCTTCCCAGAAGCCCCAGCACCAGGCTTCGCCGTCGAGCAGCATCGTGCCTTCGTGCTCGGCTTCGCAGAACAGCGGCTCGAATTCCTTCGGCGCCACTTCAAACGTGACCAGCACCTCGTTCATGAAGCGCATGATCAGTTCGACGATGCGCTCTTCTTCCTTGGCATTCTTGAACTTGGGGACGCTCTTGGCATCCTCGCCCCACACTTTCGGCAGCCATTCGGCCGGCATGATGGTTTCCGGACCCATCGCCACGGCGGTCAGGTAACCGTGCAGGGTATCCATGGTCATGGCGTCTTCCGCGCTGCGGTCGGACAGGAGGAACTGGTCGAGTTCGTCGAATTCTTTTTCTGAAAGGGGCTGGTCGAGTTGCATGGCGTGCTCTGGTTGATCGTTGAAGCCGCTAGTTTAAACCTTTCGGGCACCGGGACGTACTGTTTAATGCGGCGCGCCGTACAATAGCGGCCATGACCACGCCACTTTCCGACTCCGACACACCCGCCATCCACCCGTTCTCAACCCTGAGCCCCGAGTGCGTGCTTGACGCGTTAGAGAGCGTCGGCCTGCGCGCCGACGGCCGCCTGCTCGCGCTCAACAGCTACGAAAACCGGGTCTACCAGGTCGGCATGGAAGACGCCGCCCCGGTGGTGGCCAAGTTTTACCGCCCCGAGCGCTGGAGCGATACGGCCATCCTGGAAGAACACGCTTTTGTGCAGGAATTGACCGAACGCGAAATCCCCGTGGTCCCCGCGCTGACCCTGGATGGACGCACCCTGCACAGCTTCGGCGGCTTCAGCTTTGCCGTCTTCCCCCGGCGCGGCGGGCGCGCGCCCGAACTCGACGACCCCGCCGTGCTGGAGTGGACCGGGCGTTTCATCGGCCGCATCCACGCGGTCGGCGCCCTGAAAAGCTACAGCGAGCGCCCGGCATTGACCATCGACACCTTCGGATGCGAACCGCGCGACTACCTGCTGGCCAACGACTTCATCCCGCCCGAACTGCTGGCCGCCTACACCAGCGTGGCCGAGCAAGCCCTGGACGGGGTGCGCCACTGCTACGCGCGGGCGGGCGCATCGGCCCAGCTGCGCCTGCACGGCGATTGCCACGTCGGCAACGTGCTGTGGACCCCGGACGGCCCGCACTTCGTCGACTTCGACGACAGCCGCACCGGCCCCGCCATCCAGGACCTGTGGATGCTGCTCTCGGGCGAGCGCAGCGACATGGTGCGCCAGATGAGCGACATCCTGGCCGGCTACGAAGACTTTGCCGACTTCGACGAGCGCCAGCTGAACCTGATCGAAGCGCTGCGCACCCTGCGCTTGATCCACTACTCGGCCTGGCTGGCGCGGCGCTGGAACGACCCGGCCTTCCCGGTCGCCTTCCCGTGGTTCAATACACAACGTTATTGGCAAGACCGCATCCTCGAACTGCGCGAACAGATCGCGCTGATGGATGAGCCGGCGCTGTGGTGACGCTCCTGTAGAGCAAAGCGGGGAATTGGCTGGTTTTTCCGCGTCTGATCCGTGCGCCGGTGCGGGCCGACCTGACAGATAATCAACGTCAGGCCTTCCCATGCCGGGACGGTAGCCCAAGCGAGAACGACGATGGAACCCACACCAGCCCCGCACGACGATGCCAACCTGACCATCGCGCTGCCGCCCGACGGCGCCGTGCCCCAGGCTGCCGCTGCGGCCCCGGCTGCCGCCGCCGAACCCGGCCCCGGCCCCGACCGCGCCCAGTCCGAAATGCGCGCCATCCACGAAGCCATCGCCCGGGTCGAAGCCGAAGCCAAGGCGTCCTGCGCCGCCGAAAGCCGGGCCCACGCCGAAGCGCGCGCTCGTGGCCTGGCCGAAGAACGCGCCGCCATGGACGCCGCCGCCGCTGCCGCCGCCCTGCAAAACGCCCAAGCCTCCGAAGAAGCCATCGAAGCGAACCGCGACCGCCTCGAAACCCTGCGCGCCGCCGCCCGGGCCAGCCTGGAGCGCCTCGAAGCGGTGCGCCAGGAAACCGCCGAACTGCGCGCCCGGGTCGAAGCCGACACCCAGATCAAACTGGCCGCCGAAACGCGCCTGAAAGCCGACGAAGAATCGCGCCGCCGCACCGCCGAACAAATCGCCGCCGAAGCCG
Protein-coding regions in this window:
- a CDS encoding UPF0149 family protein produces the protein MQLDQPLSEKEFDELDQFLLSDRSAEDAMTMDTLHGYLTAVAMGPETIMPAEWLPKVWGEDAKSVPKFKNAKEEERIVELIMRFMNEVLVTFEVAPKEFEPLFCEAEHEGTMLLDGEAWCWGFWEGMELRPGSWDPIWESDLAPLMRPIYLLGADEIEEEELKEVDTPMKGHKLALDIQANLPAIHRFWVPLRKAPVSTMKRDEPKVGRNDDCPCGSGKKYKKCCGADE
- a CDS encoding serine/threonine protein kinase → MTTPLSDSDTPAIHPFSTLSPECVLDALESVGLRADGRLLALNSYENRVYQVGMEDAAPVVAKFYRPERWSDTAILEEHAFVQELTEREIPVVPALTLDGRTLHSFGGFSFAVFPRRGGRAPELDDPAVLEWTGRFIGRIHAVGALKSYSERPALTIDTFGCEPRDYLLANDFIPPELLAAYTSVAEQALDGVRHCYARAGASAQLRLHGDCHVGNVLWTPDGPHFVDFDDSRTGPAIQDLWMLLSGERSDMVRQMSDILAGYEDFADFDERQLNLIEALRTLRLIHYSAWLARRWNDPAFPVAFPWFNTQRYWQDRILELREQIALMDEPALW